In Candidatus Cetobacterium colombiensis, one genomic interval encodes:
- a CDS encoding TonB-dependent receptor — translation MNKRVAILSLIVTALSYSNDEFFYEEANKGVKLNESVISTTGFETAQRNITNTVTVITSKDIEEKNYQSVSEALKDVPSVNLIGDPKDPIIDMRGQGSKATANVQVLIDGVGVNLLDTSHAKTPINTVPVENIEKIEVIPGGGAILYGSGTRGGIINIITKSGAGYTGGSVSGELNTFGGKKGEVSYGTTIGNVGVNINYTKNDYKGFRDGDESDSEYFEGSLKYKITENQNMTLKYSRYKDDATSPRTLSKDMLSNPESNGLVSKYDELIVNNTKKDEFTGKYEYKFNEKITLDLVGFYQKTDIYNENNYGKMGYSVKNYMDYTDEKIGFKPKLKINYGESSNLILGYDYINNNLKRDSQMDMFSSEKYKNDLTKDIHSLFILNRNGIGKFEFTQGMRYEYAKYKTDRSYTKNSLSNGATTADTSISRKTTMENMAYELVGNYLYSETGNVYIKGEKGFTSPTPSQLVDKIDGAYVDNNLESETYTTYETGFKDYIFGSFVSGALYLTETKDEIATENYTGMNFKNYNIGKTRRYGLELNAEQYFGKLTVREGYALVKTKILKDQDKAIEGNEIADVPTNRLNVALDYQITSKFNVIWDTVYSSGYYLNNQNTEGKQNENIVTNLTFNYKPNESLRVYTGVNNIFNEKYYNSISSDGKEYNPAAERSLYAGFKYNF, via the coding sequence ATGAATAAAAGAGTAGCAATCTTAAGTCTAATAGTAACTGCATTAAGTTATTCAAATGATGAATTTTTTTATGAGGAAGCTAATAAAGGAGTTAAATTAAATGAAAGTGTAATTTCAACTACAGGATTTGAAACTGCACAAAGAAATATAACAAATACAGTAACGGTAATTACATCAAAAGATATTGAAGAGAAAAATTATCAATCTGTATCAGAAGCTTTAAAAGATGTTCCAAGTGTAAATTTAATAGGAGATCCAAAAGATCCCATAATTGATATGAGAGGACAAGGAAGTAAAGCAACAGCAAATGTTCAAGTTTTAATAGATGGAGTAGGTGTAAATTTATTAGATACATCACATGCAAAAACTCCTATAAATACAGTTCCAGTTGAAAATATTGAAAAAATAGAGGTTATTCCAGGTGGTGGAGCAATTCTTTATGGAAGTGGAACAAGAGGTGGAATAATAAATATTATAACTAAATCAGGAGCAGGTTATACAGGTGGGTCAGTTTCAGGAGAATTAAATACTTTTGGAGGAAAAAAAGGTGAAGTTTCTTATGGGACAACAATAGGAAATGTGGGAGTAAACATCAATTATACTAAAAATGACTACAAAGGATTTAGAGATGGAGATGAATCAGATTCTGAATATTTTGAGGGAAGTTTAAAATATAAAATCACTGAAAATCAAAATATGACTTTAAAATATTCAAGATATAAGGATGATGCAACATCACCAAGAACCCTTTCAAAAGATATGCTTTCAAATCCTGAGAGTAATGGACTTGTAAGTAAGTATGATGAACTAATAGTAAATAATACTAAAAAAGATGAATTCACAGGAAAATATGAATATAAATTTAACGAAAAAATAACTTTAGATTTAGTTGGGTTCTATCAAAAAACAGATATATATAATGAAAATAACTATGGAAAAATGGGGTATAGTGTAAAAAACTACATGGATTATACTGATGAAAAAATTGGATTTAAACCAAAGTTAAAAATTAATTATGGTGAATCAAGTAACTTAATTTTAGGTTATGACTATATCAATAATAATTTAAAAAGAGATAGTCAGATGGATATGTTTAGCTCTGAAAAGTATAAAAATGATTTAACAAAAGATATTCACAGTTTATTTATTTTAAATAGAAATGGAATTGGAAAATTTGAATTTACTCAAGGTATGAGATATGAGTATGCAAAATATAAAACAGATAGATCTTATACTAAAAACTCATTATCTAATGGAGCTACAACAGCGGATACAAGCATAAGTAGAAAAACAACAATGGAAAATATGGCCTATGAGTTAGTTGGAAACTATTTGTATTCAGAAACAGGAAATGTGTATATAAAAGGAGAAAAAGGATTTACTTCTCCAACTCCATCACAATTAGTTGATAAAATAGATGGAGCTTATGTAGATAATAATTTAGAATCAGAAACTTATACAACATATGAAACTGGTTTTAAAGACTATATCTTTGGAAGTTTTGTAAGTGGAGCGCTGTATTTGACTGAAACAAAAGATGAGATAGCAACAGAGAACTATACTGGAATGAACTTTAAAAACTATAATATTGGTAAAACAAGAAGATATGGTTTGGAGTTAAATGCCGAACAATATTTTGGAAAGTTAACAGTTAGAGAAGGTTATGCTTTAGTTAAAACAAAAATTTTAAAAGATCAAGATAAAGCAATTGAAGGAAATGAAATAGCGGATGTTCCAACAAACAGACTTAATGTAGCTTTAGATTACCAAATAACTTCAAAATTCAATGTAATTTGGGATACAGTATATTCATCAGGATACTATCTAAATAATCAAAATACAGAAGGTAAACAGAATGAAAATATTGTTACAAATTTAACGTTTAATTATAAACCAAATGAGAGTTTAAGAGTTTATACAGGGGTTAATAATATATTTAATGAAAAATATTATAATTCAATTAGCTCAGACGGTAAAGAGTATAATCCAGCAGCAGAAAGAAGTCTTTATGCAGGATTTAAATATAATTTTTAA
- a CDS encoding radical SAM protein, which yields MHFETRYKSHHNSSGLIGKYYPQKRLTEQEFLNKLKEEPKDVPRAIYVHTPYCDKICSFCNLNREQLSGSLDSYADYIVSEFDKYGEYRYFKEKSVDVIYFGGGTPTVYKNDQLEKILKSVEKNIKFSSEYEFTLETTLHNLNDQKIDMMNKYGVNRLSVGIQSFSDEGRKFYNRTYSKTETIEKLIQLKEKFNGEVCIDIIYNYPTQRVEDAIEDAKIIKGLDLGSSSFYSLMVHEGSTLSHDIKDSKVKIQDDLKREREIHDAFVKELTSDDNYYILELTKIAKKGRDKYKYIKTRNFGGDTFPIGVGAGGNVDNISVFRMKKEMAMFVEKSEYQQRLDKFSGLFQFPQIEKKLVNEILTSDEKIVFNNVISELKDNNFILEDETYYRLTEDGLFWGNNISREILTTIVEKTLG from the coding sequence ATGCATTTTGAAACAAGATATAAAAGTCATCATAATTCGAGTGGATTAATAGGGAAATACTATCCACAAAAAAGATTAACAGAACAAGAGTTTTTAAATAAATTAAAAGAAGAACCAAAAGATGTTCCTAGAGCAATATATGTTCATACACCTTATTGTGATAAGATTTGTTCTTTTTGTAATTTGAATAGAGAGCAATTAAGCGGAAGTCTAGATTCTTATGCAGATTATATAGTTAGTGAGTTTGATAAATATGGAGAATATAGATATTTTAAAGAAAAAAGTGTAGATGTAATCTATTTTGGTGGAGGAACTCCCACTGTTTATAAAAATGATCAATTAGAAAAAATTCTTAAAAGTGTTGAAAAAAATATAAAGTTTTCATCAGAGTATGAATTTACTTTAGAAACAACACTTCATAATTTAAATGATCAAAAAATAGATATGATGAATAAATATGGAGTTAATAGATTATCTGTTGGTATTCAAAGTTTTTCAGATGAAGGAAGAAAATTTTATAATAGAACTTATTCTAAAACTGAAACGATAGAGAAGTTGATTCAATTAAAAGAAAAGTTTAATGGGGAAGTTTGTATAGATATTATTTATAATTATCCAACTCAAAGAGTAGAAGATGCGATAGAGGATGCTAAGATTATAAAAGGACTTGATTTGGGAAGTTCAAGTTTTTATTCATTGATGGTGCATGAAGGTTCAACATTATCTCATGACATAAAAGATTCAAAAGTTAAGATTCAAGATGATTTAAAAAGAGAAAGAGAAATTCATGATGCTTTTGTAAAGGAATTAACTTCAGATGATAATTATTATATTTTAGAGTTAACAAAGATAGCGAAAAAAGGTAGAGATAAATACAAATATATAAAGACAAGAAATTTCGGCGGAGACACATTTCCAATTGGAGTAGGAGCAGGAGGAAATGTTGACAATATATCTGTCTTTAGAATGAAAAAAGAGATGGCTATGTTTGTTGAAAAGAGTGAATATCAGCAAAGATTAGATAAGTTTAGTGGATTATTTCAATTTCCGCAAATAGAAAAAAAATTAGTAAATGAAATTTTAACTTCAGATGAGAAAATTGTTTTTAACAATGTAATTTCTGAATTGAAAGATAATAATTTTATTTTAGAAGATGAAACATACTATAGATTAACAGAGGATGGATTATTTTGGGGTAATAATATATCTAGAGAAATTTTAACTACAATAGTTGAAAAAACTTTAGGGTAA
- a CDS encoding ExbD/TolR family protein, whose translation MFKSKGFMNYQRKQLAPDLTPLIDVVFLLLIFFMVATTFDDMRGMKIDLPKSEVSEITEAVDKISILVASNGELKLKIDKKNKSSVVDITKEKLQEEIKNTISLMENKRVAILADRGIDYGDVVDIMSDIKMAGAQAIDIETKGK comes from the coding sequence ATGTTTAAGTCAAAAGGGTTTATGAATTATCAAAGAAAGCAATTAGCACCAGATTTAACTCCTTTAATAGATGTGGTATTTTTATTACTAATATTTTTCATGGTTGCTACAACATTTGATGATATGAGGGGAATGAAAATAGATTTGCCAAAATCAGAGGTTTCTGAAATAACAGAAGCAGTTGATAAGATTTCAATTTTAGTTGCAAGTAATGGAGAGTTAAAGTTGAAAATAGATAAAAAAAATAAGAGTTCTGTGGTAGATATAACAAAAGAAAAATTACAAGAGGAAATAAAAAATACAATTTCATTAATGGAAAATAAAAGAGTGGCAATACTAGCTGATAGAGGAATAGACTATGGGGATGTAGTAGATATAATGTCAGATATAAAAATGGCTGGAGCTCAAGCAATAGACATAGAAACTAAAGGGAAGTGA
- a CDS encoding MotA/TolQ/ExbB proton channel family protein produces the protein MIDIIKAGGPLMSIIIFLSVAGLSVILERGYYFFKNEKDNGELLINHLEKFIKNNERERAIKACDCFKNTSAKVMKTILIEYNGEKMNCCTYDYLEEKARECALREMPKLEKNMWILALAANVTPLAGLLGTVTGMIGAFTAMSKHGAGDPTVLAFGISQALITTASGLIVAIPALVFYNFYQKKIEKALVDMEKNVVEFINILRKM, from the coding sequence ATGATAGATATAATTAAAGCTGGAGGACCACTGATGAGTATAATAATTTTTTTATCAGTAGCTGGTCTTAGCGTAATATTAGAAAGGGGATACTATTTCTTTAAGAATGAAAAAGATAATGGTGAACTTCTAATAAATCATCTGGAAAAATTTATTAAAAATAATGAAAGAGAAAGAGCTATAAAAGCTTGTGATTGTTTTAAAAATACATCGGCTAAAGTAATGAAAACAATTTTAATAGAGTATAATGGTGAAAAAATGAATTGTTGTACTTATGACTATTTGGAAGAAAAAGCGAGAGAATGTGCCTTAAGAGAAATGCCAAAATTAGAAAAAAATATGTGGATTTTAGCTTTAGCTGCAAATGTAACTCCTCTAGCAGGACTATTAGGGACAGTAACAGGAATGATAGGAGCATTTACAGCAATGTCAAAGCATGGAGCTGGAGATCCAACAGTTTTAGCTTTTGGAATTTCTCAGGCACTTATAACAACTGCATCAGGTTTAATAGTTGCAATACCAGCTTTAGTATTTTATAACTTTTATCAAAAGAAAATAGAGAAAGCATTGGTTGACATGGAAAAAAATGTAGTAGAGTTTATAAATATTTTAAGAAAGATGTAG
- a CDS encoding energy transducer TonB codes for MNFFIFSIVLHIVIFIFGFSLDSNKNFQVENIGNNFSSPSISVNFSSVQASTTPQLEESPVDSTEEIIEEKVEKEVPKPKLEEKKIEVIKKETPKVSKPKKNLQKKKTESVTKNEKPQTPSMPKNNSDLIQLSNGVFAAKNQGVKGLNYSFISQPDPEYPLVAKRLSYSKEVSIKVRFLVGFKGEVEEIKFYNEKDSLGFQEEVEKTLKNWKLTPVTLNNKPIKLYFYKEFKFNQK; via the coding sequence ATGAATTTTTTTATTTTTTCAATAGTTTTACATATAGTTATTTTTATTTTTGGTTTTTCTTTAGATTCAAACAAAAATTTTCAAGTTGAAAATATCGGAAATAACTTTTCCAGTCCTTCTATTTCAGTTAATTTTAGCTCAGTTCAAGCTTCTACTACTCCTCAATTGGAAGAATCCCCAGTTGATAGTACTGAAGAAATAATTGAAGAAAAGGTGGAAAAAGAAGTTCCTAAACCTAAATTAGAAGAAAAAAAAATAGAAGTTATAAAAAAAGAAACACCAAAAGTTTCTAAACCTAAAAAAAATTTACAAAAGAAGAAAACTGAATCAGTTACAAAAAATGAAAAGCCACAAACTCCCTCTATGCCTAAGAACAACAGTGATTTAATTCAACTTTCAAATGGAGTTTTTGCGGCTAAAAACCAAGGTGTTAAGGGATTAAATTATTCATTTATTTCTCAACCAGACCCAGAATATCCTTTAGTTGCAAAACGTCTTTCATACAGTAAAGAAGTTTCCATCAAAGTCAGATTTCTTGTTGGATTTAAAGGAGAAGTTGAAGAAATAAAGTTTTATAATGAAAAGGATAGTTTAGGTTTTCAAGAAGAAGTGGAAAAAACTTTAAAAAATTGGAAATTAACTCCTGTAACACTTAATAACAAGCCTATTAAATTATATTTCTATAAAGAATTTAAATTTAATCAAAAATAA
- a CDS encoding flavodoxin family protein, whose protein sequence is MKILITYSSKTGNTEKIAKAIHKAVPNANLLPISEIIDLNYDLIFIGGWIDRATFDQTSLTLAKQIFDKNVAYFFTLGAYPHSEHAKDCVNNIETLLKNNNNNIFGGYFCQGAIDPKLISWLSTLPLDHKMAPSEERRQRWDDAKSHPNQIDLENATQFGLNIISKYQ, encoded by the coding sequence ATGAAAATACTTATTACATATTCATCAAAAACTGGAAATACGGAGAAAATAGCAAAAGCTATTCACAAAGCAGTTCCTAATGCTAACCTTTTACCTATATCTGAAATAATCGACTTAAACTATGACTTAATTTTTATAGGTGGATGGATAGATAGAGCTACTTTTGATCAAACATCTTTAACTCTCGCTAAACAAATCTTTGATAAAAATGTTGCTTATTTCTTTACACTAGGTGCTTATCCACACTCCGAACATGCCAAAGATTGTGTTAATAATATTGAAACTTTATTAAAAAACAACAACAACAATATTTTTGGAGGGTATTTCTGTCAAGGAGCTATTGATCCCAAACTGATCTCTTGGTTATCTACTCTTCCTTTAGATCATAAAATGGCTCCTAGTGAAGAAAGAAGACAAAGATGGGATGATGCTAAATCTCATCCTAATCAAATAGATTTAGAAAATGCTACTCAGTTTGGCTTAAATATAATTTCTAAATATCAATAA
- the hutX gene encoding heme utilization cystosolic carrier protein HutX — MESKIKEMLSNDEKISLSKICKDLEISMIQVLREAPTVKKYNIEKIDELFEILRGWEKVFLLVVTPNFVLEIQDKFPKGFYAHGFLNFHDKETSIGGHLSVGKIKEIFLVKDIMFGRESYSIKFFGEDEKEIFAVYVPRNEKKELIEECLESFKKL; from the coding sequence ATGGAAAGTAAAATAAAAGAGATGTTATCAAATGATGAAAAAATATCTCTGAGTAAAATATGTAAAGATTTGGAAATCTCTATGATTCAGGTTTTAAGAGAAGCACCAACTGTAAAAAAATATAATATAGAAAAAATTGATGAATTATTTGAAATTTTGAGAGGGTGGGAAAAAGTATTTTTACTTGTTGTTACTCCTAATTTTGTATTAGAAATTCAAGATAAATTCCCAAAAGGATTTTATGCTCATGGATTTTTAAATTTTCATGATAAAGAAACATCAATTGGTGGACATTTAAGTGTTGGAAAAATAAAAGAAATATTTTTAGTAAAAGATATTATGTTTGGAAGAGAAAGTTATTCTATAAAATTTTTTGGAGAAGATGAAAAAGAGATTTTTGCTGTATATGTTCCAAGAAATGAGAAAAAAGAATTAATAGAAGAGTGTTTAGAAAGTTTTAAAAAATTATAA
- a CDS encoding YihY/virulence factor BrkB family protein yields the protein MIINFINKIRKYINELQLTHFYTQMKGAFENYKRSNSNLWANTLCYFTTLSFIPVLAIAFSIGRWFGIDNYYLKQLTESSPLNEETVNLILETTQNLLQNTRSGIIAGVGFLSLGWVIVSMFSVIEKALNSIWGIRKTRGVFRKVTDYFIVFLMLPVSVIGANILTNLKIDIFYSKHIIELIAPYLALWIFFIFFYMVLPNTKVSLVPTIWSSFIVSFLLNQSNMLLVRLQIIITTYNKIYGSFSVLLLSLIWLKIVWFLILIGAHFSYILQNRDSLGKIGMIKKINFISKYRVTQKIVVFFVKNYLDNEKATSVVKISEDLKIPMEFTRDIIEMLKKMGYISLIESEVNDEKKYKLTMNIEIITFRKLYEDMENFGENFTTDQINYDENKKITDYIKNI from the coding sequence ATGATTATAAATTTTATAAACAAAATAAGAAAATATATAAATGAATTACAATTAACACATTTTTATACTCAAATGAAAGGTGCATTTGAAAACTACAAACGTTCAAATTCAAATTTATGGGCAAATACACTTTGTTATTTTACAACACTTTCTTTTATACCTGTTTTAGCTATTGCATTTAGTATAGGAAGATGGTTTGGAATAGATAACTACTATCTTAAACAACTTACAGAAAGTTCTCCTTTAAATGAAGAAACTGTCAATTTAATATTGGAAACTACACAAAACTTACTGCAAAATACAAGAAGTGGAATAATAGCAGGAGTTGGATTTTTATCATTAGGATGGGTTATAGTTTCTATGTTCTCTGTAATTGAAAAGGCTTTGAATAGTATTTGGGGAATAAGAAAAACAAGGGGTGTTTTTAGAAAAGTAACAGATTATTTTATCGTATTTTTAATGCTACCGGTAAGTGTTATTGGAGCAAATATACTTACGAATTTAAAAATAGATATCTTTTATAGTAAACATATAATAGAATTGATAGCTCCTTATTTGGCTCTGTGGATATTTTTTATATTTTTTTATATGGTTCTTCCAAACACTAAGGTAAGTTTAGTTCCTACTATTTGGAGTAGTTTTATAGTTTCTTTTTTATTAAATCAGAGTAATATGCTTTTGGTTAGATTACAGATTATAATAACGACATACAATAAGATTTATGGAAGTTTTTCAGTTTTATTACTTTCGTTAATATGGTTAAAAATTGTATGGTTTTTAATTTTAATTGGAGCTCATTTTTCATATATTTTACAAAATAGAGATAGTTTGGGAAAAATTGGAATGATAAAAAAAATAAATTTTATATCAAAATATAGAGTGACACAAAAAATAGTAGTATTTTTTGTAAAAAACTATTTAGATAATGAAAAAGCAACTTCTGTAGTAAAAATATCTGAAGATTTAAAAATTCCAATGGAGTTTACTCGAGATATAATTGAAATGTTAAAAAAGATGGGGTATATCTCTTTGATAGAAAGTGAAGTAAATGATGAAAAAAAATATAAATTGACTATGAATATTGAAATAATTACCTTTAGAAAATTGTATGAAGATATGGAAAATTTTGGAGAAAATTTCACAACAGATCAAATAAATTATGATGAAAATAAAAAAATAACAGATTATATAAAAAATATTTGA
- the citF gene encoding citrate lyase subunit alpha, with the protein MKNILGREIPEFIEGYGEVKQYNAYLSNKSGVIKKNFKFKTISSQDSKLSTDLNELMSKLPLKNGMVVSFHHHLRNGDFILNMVMEEIAKRGYKDITIAASSIFPCHKGLVKMIEEGIVTQIYAAYISGPVAEVISQGKLKKPAIMHTHGGRARIFESGERTIDIAFIAAPTSDEYGNINGVDGKSACGALGYAHTDAELANIVVAITDNLVDYPNITIEINQTLIDYVLVVDAIGDPKGIVSGTTQITKNPIGLKVADLTAKFIEESGYLKNGMSFQTGAGGISLAVAAQLKNIMKQREICGSFASGGITGYIVDMYKEGLFKALFDVQCFDLEAIKSAKENPAHITMSASMYANANNKGAVVNKLDVVILGATEIDTNFNVNVTTGSNGVIMGGSGGHSDTAAGSKLCIIVSQLVNSRISVVKDKVTTLTTPGETVDILVTERGIAINPLRKDLLEKFKNSKLPIKTIEELREIAKNMTGQENDIEFEDKIVAVVEYRDGTIIDTIKKIK; encoded by the coding sequence ATGAAAAATATTTTAGGAAGAGAAATTCCTGAATTTATAGAAGGATATGGAGAAGTAAAGCAATATAATGCATATCTTTCAAATAAAAGTGGAGTAATAAAAAAGAATTTTAAATTTAAAACTATATCTAGTCAAGATTCTAAGTTAAGTACAGATTTGAATGAATTAATGAGTAAATTACCTTTAAAAAATGGAATGGTAGTGTCATTTCACCACCATTTAAGAAATGGTGATTTTATTTTAAATATGGTAATGGAAGAGATAGCCAAGAGAGGATATAAAGACATAACAATTGCAGCAAGTTCTATTTTTCCATGTCATAAAGGTTTAGTGAAAATGATTGAAGAAGGTATTGTAACTCAAATATATGCTGCATATATCTCAGGTCCAGTAGCGGAAGTTATATCTCAAGGGAAATTAAAAAAACCAGCGATTATGCATACTCATGGTGGAAGAGCTAGAATATTTGAATCAGGAGAGAGAACTATAGATATTGCTTTTATAGCAGCTCCAACTAGTGATGAGTATGGGAATATAAACGGAGTAGATGGTAAATCAGCGTGTGGAGCTCTGGGATATGCTCATACTGATGCAGAATTAGCAAATATAGTTGTAGCCATAACTGATAATTTAGTTGATTATCCAAATATAACTATTGAAATAAATCAAACATTGATAGATTATGTTTTAGTTGTAGATGCTATTGGAGATCCAAAAGGAATTGTATCTGGAACAACTCAAATAACAAAAAATCCAATTGGATTAAAAGTTGCAGATTTAACTGCTAAATTTATTGAAGAATCTGGGTATCTAAAAAATGGAATGAGTTTTCAAACTGGTGCAGGTGGAATTTCATTAGCTGTTGCAGCACAATTAAAAAATATAATGAAGCAAAGAGAAATATGTGGAAGTTTTGCTTCTGGAGGAATAACAGGATATATTGTGGATATGTATAAGGAAGGATTATTTAAAGCCTTATTTGATGTTCAATGTTTTGATTTAGAAGCTATAAAATCAGCTAAAGAAAATCCAGCGCACATAACAATGTCAGCTTCAATGTATGCTAATGCAAATAATAAAGGAGCAGTAGTAAATAAATTAGATGTTGTTATTTTAGGAGCAACAGAGATTGATACAAACTTTAATGTAAATGTGACAACAGGATCTAATGGAGTCATAATGGGTGGGTCAGGCGGACACTCTGATACAGCAGCAGGTTCAAAATTATGTATAATAGTTTCTCAATTAGTTAATTCAAGAATATCCGTTGTAAAAGACAAAGTTACCACATTAACAACACCTGGAGAAACAGTTGATATCCTTGTGACTGAAAGAGGAATTGCTATAAACCCTTTAAGAAAAGATTTGTTAGAAAAGTTTAAAAACTCTAAACTTCCTATAAAAACAATAGAAGAATTAAGAGAAATAGCTAAAAATATGACTGGACAGGAAAATGATATTGAATTTGAAGATAAAATAGTTGCAGTTGTTGAATATAGAGATGGTACTATAATAGATACAATAAAAAAAATAAAATAA
- a CDS encoding HpcH/HpaI aldolase/citrate lyase family protein, producing the protein MKLRRTMLFMPGNNPGMLQTADTFGADSVIFDLEDAVALTEKDAARILVAEAMKTINYGDTEVVIRINPLSSPFAMIDIDTMARLKPDAILLPKATPEDVEVLEKELERIEMEEGFEVGTIKVHALVETAYGVETVYETIKSSNRIQTVLLGGEDLAADLAVKRTKESEELFYARTKIVNVCKALKIDAIDTPFTDTNDYEGLEADSRKAKMLGFSGKLAINPRQIDTIHEVYSPTKQEINHALRVMAAKEDAEKEGLGVFSLDGKMVDLPIINRAIKTLEIAEMIGLLD; encoded by the coding sequence GTGAAATTAAGAAGAACAATGTTATTTATGCCAGGGAATAACCCAGGAATGTTACAAACAGCAGATACATTTGGGGCAGATTCAGTAATATTTGATTTAGAAGATGCAGTTGCTTTAACAGAAAAAGATGCGGCAAGAATACTAGTAGCAGAAGCAATGAAAACGATAAACTATGGTGATACAGAAGTTGTAATAAGAATAAATCCTTTATCATCACCATTTGCTATGATAGATATAGATACAATGGCAAGATTAAAGCCAGATGCAATATTACTTCCTAAAGCTACACCAGAGGATGTGGAAGTTTTAGAGAAGGAATTAGAACGAATAGAGATGGAAGAAGGATTTGAAGTTGGAACTATAAAAGTTCATGCTTTAGTAGAGACTGCTTATGGTGTGGAAACTGTTTATGAAACAATAAAATCATCGAACAGAATTCAAACAGTTTTATTAGGTGGAGAAGATTTAGCTGCAGATTTGGCGGTAAAAAGAACGAAAGAATCTGAAGAGTTATTTTATGCTAGAACAAAAATTGTAAATGTATGTAAGGCATTAAAAATTGATGCAATAGATACACCTTTTACAGATACAAACGACTATGAAGGATTAGAAGCAGATTCAAGAAAAGCCAAAATGTTGGGATTCTCTGGAAAATTAGCTATAAATCCAAGACAAATAGATACAATACACGAAGTTTATTCTCCTACAAAGCAAGAAATAAATCATGCATTAAGAGTTATGGCAGCAAAAGAAGATGCAGAAAAAGAGGGATTAGGAGTATTTTCTTTAGATGGGAAAATGGTAGATCTTCCAATTATAAATAGAGCTATTAAAACTTTAGAGATTGCTGAAATGATTGGGTTGTTAGATTAA
- the citD gene encoding citrate lyase acyl carrier protein: MTIKKPVKCGTLESNDIFIMLTPSENGIEIELESVVEKQFGNHIRKVIEDKLKEMGITSILVKAQDKGALDYTIRARVEGAVKRGC; this comes from the coding sequence ATGACAATAAAAAAACCTGTTAAGTGTGGAACGTTAGAATCTAATGATATATTTATAATGTTAACTCCAAGTGAAAATGGAATAGAAATTGAGTTAGAAAGCGTTGTAGAAAAACAGTTTGGAAATCATATAAGAAAAGTTATAGAAGATAAATTGAAAGAGATGGGAATTACGTCAATTTTAGTAAAAGCTCAAGATAAAGGAGCCTTAGATTATACAATAAGAGCAAGAGTTGAAGGAGCTGTTAAAAGAGGTTGCTAA